The DNA sequence GCGTTCCCGGAAAGCCACGATACCCGGCGGGTGGCGGCCGAGGCGGGCACCGACGACCCCGAACAGTTGGCCATGCGGCTGCGGTTCGCCTACATGGCGGCGGCGACCGTCGGCACCGGCGTGATGGTCCCGATCGGTTTCGAATACGGCTTCGCCAAGCGCCTGGATCCGGCCGCCACCCGGCCCGAGGACTGGGAGGAGCCAAGGGTCGACCTGACCGGCTTCATCGCCGCGGCGAACGCCATGAAGGCCGCGGCGCCGGCCCTGAACGTCGAGGTGCCGTTGCACCGGGCAACCGCCCCGCAGAACCCGCTGGTCGGGCTGGTGCGGGCGGACGGCGCCGACATGGGCGCGGTGGCGCTGCTGAACCCCGATCCCGCGGCACCCCACGCCATTGATCCCGGCCCCATCCTGTTCGAGACCGGCGGCCGTTTCGACCGGCTGGAGGAGGTGACCCCCGGCGCGGCGCCCGGCGATGGAATCCTCGTCCCCGGGCGGCCGGTCGAATTGAAACCGTTGGAGGTGCGGGTGTTCCGCGGCCTGTCCGGCGGTGCGCGGTCCGCCGCCGATCCGGAAGGGTCGCGCCAGCGGCTCGCCCGCTTGGCGGGCGAACGCGTCGCCATCGAGGGCGTGTCGCCGGAGATCGACGGTGGCCGCTTCCCCGTCAAGCGGGCGGTCGGCGACGTGCTGGAGGTGTCGGCCGACATCTTCGGCGACGGCCACGACAAGATCGCCGCGCGCCTCTTGTGGCGCGAGGCCGACCGCAACGAATGGCACGCGGCCCCCATGGAGTTCCTGGGGAACGACCGGTGGGTCGGTCGTGTGCCGCTGACCCGCAACACCCGCTATCTCTACACCATCGAGGCCTGGCGCGACCCCTATGCGACCTGGCGCAACGAGGTGGTCAAGAAGCGCGACGCCGGGCAGCCGGTCCGCCTGGAGATCATCGAGGGCCGTCGGCTCCTGGACCGGATGGAGGGGGGCACGGACCCGCGGATGCGCGAACTGGCCGCCCAGGTGGACGCCGCCCCGGACGAGACCGCCAGGCTGGAACTGCTGCTCGGCCCGGATGTCCAGGCCCTGATGACCGAGAGCGGTCCGCGCGACAATGTCAGCCGCTACGGGCGCGAGCTGGAAGTGGTGGTCGATCGGACCGCGGCCCGGTTCTCGGCCTGGTACGAGATGTTCCCCCGGTCCGCCGGCCCCGGCCTGCGGCACGGCACCTTCGACGACGTGATCAAACACCTGCCCTATGTCCGGGACATGGGGTTCGACGTGCTGTACTTCCCGCCCATCCATCCCATCGGCACGACCAAGCGCAAGGGCCGCAACAATGCGCTGGTCGCCCAGCCCGGCGAGCCTGGAAGCCCCTATGCGATCGGCTCGCCCGAGGGTGGGCACGACGCCGTGCATCCCGAACTCGGGACATTGGAGGACTTCCGGCGGCTGGTGAAGGCGGCCGAGGCGGAAGGCCTGGAGATCGCCATCGATTTCGCCATCCAGTGTTCGCCCGACCATCCCTGGATCCAGGAGCACCCGGAGTGGTTCGAGTGGCGGCCCGACGGGTCCATCCGGCACGCCGAGAACCCGCCCAAGAAGTACGAGGACATCGTCAACGTCCACTTCTACGACGCGGCCCTGCCATCGGTCTGGTACGCGCTTCGGGACGTCGTGCTGTTCTGGGCGCAGCAGGGGGTCCGGATCTTCCGGGTGGACAACCCGCACACCAAGCCGCTCCCGTTCTGGGAGTGGATGATCCGCGAGGTGCAGACCCGGTACCCCGACACGATCTTCCTGTCCGAGGCGTTCACCCGGCCCAGGCTCATGTACCGGCTGGCAAAGCTGGGCTTCACGCAGAGCTATTCGTACTTCACCTGGCGCAACCGCAAACAGGAACTGGTCGACTACCTGACCGAGTTGACCCAGGACCCCCCCAAGGATTTCTACCGCCCGAACTTCTTCGTCAACACGCCCGACATCAACCCGCCTTATCTGCAGACGGGCGGCCGGGCGGCGCATCAGGTGCGCGTGGTCCTGGCGGGTACCCTGTCGGGGGTCTACGGCGTCTACAGCGGCTTCGAGCTGTGCGAGGCCACGCCCGTTCCCGGCAAGGAGGAATACCTCAATGCCGAGAAGTACGAGATCAAGGACTGGGATTTCGACCGACCCGGCAACATCCGCGACTACATCACGCGTCTGAACCGGATCCGGCGTGACAATCCCGCACTGCACGCCATGGCGCCCCTGGCCTTCATGCCGGCGCACGACGACAACGTGCTGTTCTATGGCAAGGCCACGCCCAGCGGCGACAACTGCATCCTGGTTCTGGTGAACCTGGATCCACACCAGGCGCACGGCTGCTGGATCGAGATGCAGCTCGAACGGCTGGGCTTGCCCGGCGACGGTGCCTACCGGATCGAGGAGCTGTTCTCGGGCGACCGCTTCACGTGGCACGGCCGGCACCACCACGTCCATCTGGACCCGAACTGGAACCCCTGCATGATCCTGCGCGTGACGCCGGGATAGGCGCGCGTTCGAGCCTGTTGCCCGAAGGTGCCGCGGCAAACGGCCTCCGGAGATCCGTCCGGGGGCCGTTTGCGGCCGGCCCCGCCGGAAATCACCCGGCCGCTTCAACTCCGTGCGGATCGGTCGGCAACCCCTCGCGGCTTCCACGTGTTCTCGGTGGTGCCTCTTCCCGCCGATCCTCCGCTGCCGAAGCCCAGGACACATGATCGACCGGTCCGACCGTCATTGGTACCTCGACGCCGTTGTCTACCAGCTCCACGTCAAGGCGTACGCCGACAGCAACGACGATGGCATCGGCGACTTCCGGGGCCTGACCGAAAAGCTCGACTACATCCAGAGCCTCGGCGTCACGGCCGTCTGGCTGCTGCCCTTCTATCCCTCGCCGCTGCGCGACGACGGGTACGACATCGCCGACTACCGGGCCGTCAACCCGATGTACGGCAACATGAAGGATTTCCGTGTTTTCGTGCGGGCCTGCCACGACCGCGGCCTGCGGGTCATCACCGAGCTGGTGGTCAACCACACCTCCGACCAGCACCCCTGGTTCCAGCGTGCGCGCAGGGCCCGGCCCGGTTCGGCCGCCCGGAACTACTATGTCTGGTCGGACACGGACCAGAAGTACCAGGGCACGCGGATCATCTTCTGCGACACCGAAAAGTCGAACTGGACCTGGGATCCGGTGGCCGGAGCCTATTTCTGGCACCGCTTCTACAGCCACCAGCCCGACCTGAACTTCGACAATCCGGCCGTCCTGCGCGCCGTTTTGAACACCATGCGGTTCTGGCTGGACGAGGGGGTGGACGGGTTGCGCCTGGACGCCGTCCCCTACCTGGTCGAGCGCGAGGGCACCAACAACGAGAACCTGCCCGAGACCCATGACGTCCTGAAGAAGATCCGCGCCGAGCTGGATGCCAACTACGAGGACCGCATGCTCCTGGCCGAGGCCAACCAGTGGCCCGAGGACGTGCGCCCGTATTTCGGCGACGGCGACGAGTGCCACATGAACTTCCACTTCCCCCTGATGCCGCGCATGTACATGGCGCTGGCCCAGGAGGACCGGCACCCGATCACCGACATCATGCGCCAGACGCCGGAGATCCCGCCGGGGTGCCAGTGGGCGATCTTCCTGCGCAACCACGACGAGCTGACGCTCGAAATGGTGACCGACCGCGAGCGCGACAGCCTGTGGAACTTCTATGCCGCCGACAAGCGGATGCGGATCAACATGGGCATCCGCCGGCGTCTGGCGCCGCTGCTGGAGAACGACCGGCGGCGCGTGGAGCTGTTGAACAGCCTGCTGTTCTCCATGCCGGGAACGCCCATCGTCTACTACGGCGACGAGATCGGCATGGGTGACAACATCTACCTGGGCGACCGCGACGGGGTGCGCACGCCCATGCAGTGGTCCCCCGACCGCAACGGCGGCTTTTCACGCGCCGATCCGGCGCGGCTGTACCTGCCGGCGATCCAGGACCCGATCTACGGTTTCCAGGCCGTGAACGTTGAGGCGCAGACCCGTGCACCGGCATCCCTGTTGAACTGGATGAAGCGGATCATCACCGTCCGCCAGCAGCACAAGGCATTCGGGCGCGGCACGCTGCGGTTCCTGTATCCCGGCAACCGCAAGATCCTGGCCTACCTGCGCGAATACCGGCACCCGGACGGGACCGAGGAGACGATCCTTTGCGTCGCCAACCTGTCCCGGTCGTCGCAGGCGGTCGAGCTGGATCTCAAGCAGTTCAAGGGAACGACCCCCGTCGAACTGATCGGGCGCACCACGTTCCCGCCCATCGGCGACCTGACCTACCTGCTCACGCTGCCCGGCTACGCCTTCTACTGGTTCGAGCTGTCGAAGGTGGCCGCACTGCCCACATGGCACCAACCGCTACCGGAACCCATGCCCGAGCTGTTCACCCTGGTGCTGTCCGCCGGGTGGCGGTCCCTGGTCGACGCCCGTGCGGGCCGCGATCTTGCCGACCTGCTGCCCACCTTCATGCCCAAGCAGCGCTGGTTCGCCGCCAAGGACCGGCAGATCTCGGCTGTCCGCCTGGTTGCGGGCGGTGCCCTGCCGGGGGGCGGGGAAGGCTGGTTCCTGGGGCTGTTCGATGTGGACTTCACCGATGGCGGCCCGTCCCAGCGCTATCTGCTGCCGCTGGCGGTGTCGTGGGAGCCGGACGCCGGCAACATGGGCTGGCCGCTTCTGCCCTACACGGTGGCCAGGGCCCGTCGTGGCCCGAAGGTGGGCGCGGTCTACGATGCCATGGCGGACGCCACATTCCCGCTGGACACGTTGCGCGCGATCCGCGAGGAGCAGACGCATTCCATCGAGGGCGGCCGCATCGTCTGCCGGGCCAGCGGCGACCGCTCGCTGCTGCACCTTGAACCGGACGCCGAGGCGGTCCGGCCGAGCGGCGAGCAATCCAACAGCTCGATCATCCTCGGCAGCAAGGTCATGCTGAAGGCGTACCGGCGCCTGGTGCCGGGCGTGCACCCCGAGGTCGAGGTCGGCCGCTTCCTGACCGAAGTCGCACGCTATCCCAACACGCCGTCGCTTCTGGGCGCGGTCGAGCACGTCACCGAGGACGGCACCGTGACGGCGCTGGCGGTCGCCCAGGAGTTCGTCCGAAACCAGGGTGACGGCTGGGCTTTCACCTTGGGCTATCTGGAGCGCGAGTTGGAGGAGATGGCGCTGGGCGTGCAGAGCCCCGGCGATGGCGCCCACCAGGAGGATGACCACGGTATCTACGTGACCCTGGCCGACCGGCTGGGCCAGCGCATCGCCGAACTGCATGCCGCCTTCGCCACGCCCACCAACGATGGCGCATTCGCGCCCGAGCGGGTATCGCAGCAGGACCTGAATGCATGGATCGAGGGGACGCGCACCCAGGTGCGGGAGGCCTTCGATGTGCTGGCCCGGGCCAACGGCGACCTGTCCCCCGCCGTCCGCGAGGACGTCCATGCGCTGGCGCGCCGCCGGGACGAGGCGCTGGGCCTGGTCGATGGCTTGGCGAACGGGAACGGGATCGGGTCGCTGTCCAAGACCCGCATCCACGGTGATCTGCACCTGGGCCAGATCCTGCGGGTCGGGGACGACTTCTACGTGATCGACTTCGAGGGCGAGCCGCGCAAGTCGCCCGAAGAGCGCCGTGCCAAGCAATGCCCCCTACGCGACGTGGCCGGCATGGTGCGGTCGTTCGACTATGCCGCCTGGGCGGCGCTGTTCAAGTTGGCCGAGCACGGCATGGAACGCACCGCCGCGCTCGAGGTCCATGCGATGGAGTGGAAGCGCCAAGCCACCGCCGCCTTCCTGGACGCCTACCGCCGCACGATCCAGGGGGTGCCGAGCCATCCCGATAATCCAGAAGTGGCAGATCGGCTGCTGGACCTGTTCCTGTTGGAAAAGGCCTGCTACGAAATCGTGTACGAGGCGACGAACCGGCCAAGCTGGCTCTGCATTCCCGTGAAGGGCGTTTCCGCCCTTCTCGACAGTCGAATCTCCGTCACCTAAGGGTTGCCCCATGCCGGATGATGCCCGCACGCCCCCGCAGACCAACGCCGGGACGAAATCCCGGCCCATGGCCGAGACCGATAATATGCAAGCGCCGACCGAACCCGCCCACTGGCTGGCCATCCAGGCGCTGGTCCGGGCCGAGAATGGCGACCCCTTCGCCATCCTGGGACCGCACATGGAAGGCGGCCGCCTGTCCGTGCGCGCGTGCCTTCCCGGGGCCAGCCGGGTGGCGGTGGTCGATGCCGACACCGGCGGCGAGGTCGGGGTGATGGCGCGCATCCACGAGGACGGGGTTTTCGCCCTGGCCATCGACGGACGCGACCGCTCCTTCCGTTACCGGCTGCGGGTGGATTGGGCGGCGGGTGGCCGGAGCGAGTTCGACGACGCCTACCGGTTCCCACCGGTCCTGGGCGACTTGGACATGCACCTGCTGGCCGAGGGCACCCACCTGCGCAACTATGAGCGATTGGGTGCCCATGTCCGCGAGATCGACGGCGTGGCCGGCACCGCCTTCGCCGTTTGGGCCCCCAATGCCCGCCGCGTCAGTGTTCTCGGCGACTTCTCGGGCTGGGATGGACGCCGCCTGCCCATGCGCAAGCGGCACGAGGCCGGTGTCTGGGAATTGTTCGTCCCAGGCGTGGCCCCCGGCAACGCCTACAAGTACGAGATCCTGGGAGAGGCGGGGAACCTGCTGCCCCTGAAGGCCGACCCCTTCGCATTCCAAGCCGAATTCCCGCCAAGGACCGCGTCCGTCGTAACGCGCCCCTCCGAACACCGCTGGGCCGACGAGGGGTGGCGCCATCGTCAGGCTTTGGCCGACCACCGCGCCGAGCCGGTCTCGATCTACGAGGTTCACCTGCCGTCCTGGCGCCGGGCCGAGGGCAACCGTTACCTGAGCTACCGTGAATTGGCGGACCAGCTCGTGGCCTATGCCAAGGACATGGGCTTTACGCATCTGGAACTGCTGCCCATCACCGAATACCCGTTCGATGGATCCTGGGGCTACCAGCCGGTCGGCATGTATGCGCCCACCAGCCGCATGGGTGAGCCCGATGATCTGCGTGCCTTCGTGGACCGCTGCCACGAGGCCGGCATCGGAGTGCTGATGGATTGGGTGCCGGGCCATTTCCCGACCGATCCCCATGGCCTCGGCCTGTTCGACGGCACGCACCTGTACGAGCACGCCGATCCGCGTCAGGGTTTCCACCAGGATTGGAACACCCTGATCTACAACTACGGCCGGCGCGAGGTGCAGAACTTCCTTTTGGGAAGTGCCCTGTACTGGCTGGATCAGTTCCACTTCGACGGGCTGCGCGTGGATGCGGTCGCGTCCATGCTCTATCTCGACTACAGCCGTAAGGCCGGCGAGTGGGTCCCCAACCGCTACGGCGGGAACGAAAACCTGGAGGCGATCGACTTCCTGCGCCGGATGAACGAGCTGTGCTACGGCCAGCACCCCGGCACCATGACCATGGCGGAGGAGTCCACCGCCTGGCCGGGCGTGTCCCGGCCCGTGTACCTGGGCGGCCTGGGCTTCGGCTTCAAATGGAACATGGGTTGGATGCACGACACCTTGCTTTACATGAGCAAGGATCCCATCCATCGCCGCTACCATCACCACAACCTGACCTTCGGGCTGATCTACGCCTTCTCGGAAAACTTCGTGCTGCCGCTGAGCCACGACGAGGTGGTGCACGGGAAAGGGTCGCTGGTCGGCAAGATGCCGGGCGACCGTTGGCAGAAGTTCGCCAATCTGCGGGCCTACTACGGTTTCATGTGGACCCATCCCGGCAAGAAGCTGCTGTTCATGGGCGGCGAATTCGCCCAGGAGCGGGAGTGGAACCACGACCAGGGCCTCGACTGGCACCTGCTGGACGATCCGCTCCACAAGGGCATGCAGACCCTCGTGCGTGACCTGAACCACCTGTACCGTGGGTTGCCCGCCCTGCATGAGCTGGATTGCGATCCGGCCGGCTTCGAATGGATCGAGGCCAACGACAGCGACAACTCGGTCCTGGCCTATCTGCGGCGTGGCCGGAACGGGAAGGGCTTGGCGGTGGTGGTGTGCAATTTCACCCCCATCCCGCGGATCGACTACCGTCTGGGTGTGCCGGAGGCCGGCCGCTATGTGGAGCGTCTGAACACCGATGCCGGCCTGTATGGCGGATCGGACGTGGGCAATGCCGGCGGGGTCGTGGCCGAGCCGGCGGAATGCCACGGGCGGCCGCATTCCCTGCGGATCACCTTGCCGCCGCTCGGCACCCTGGTGTTCGAGCATGTGACGGAATAGGGCAGGGGGGAGGACGGGACTGGATATGGTGTCCGGCGCGCTGTTCCTCGGCTTCACCGTGCGATTGGTGCTGACCGGGCGACCGGCCGCCTGACCGCTTGGCGGTCGCCCGCGGACTGGTCCCGGGGCGTTGGCCGTCCTATCTTCGGAGCCAGCAACGCCCCGTCTTGGAACGCCACCCGTGCCGATCGATCCCGATCTCTTCCGGCTCTATCTGGTCGCCGTGGGCATCCTGGTCCTGATGCCGGGGCCGGACTCCCTTCTGGTGCTGACCCGCAGCATCGTCGATGGGCGCCGGGCCGGGGTCATGGCGGCCACGGGCATTACGCTGGGCAACCTGATCCATACGATTGCGGCCGCGGCCGGTGTTTCGGCGCTGGTGGTCGCGTCCCCCATTCTGTTCGACATCCTGCGCTATGCCGGGACCGCCTATCTGGCCTGGATCGGCGTCCAGGCATTGGCGGCGGCGTGGAACGGGTGGCGGGGACGTGCGTCGGCGCCGCCGGAAACGGCGGACCGGCGGCAGGCCGGTGTGTTCGGCCAGGGGCTCCTCACCAACCTGCTGAATGCGAAAGTCATACTGTTCTACCTGGCCTTCGTGCCCCAGTTCGTGGCGCCCGCGCTGGGGGACGTGCCGTTGCAGATCCTTCTGCTGGGCGTGGTCCTGGCCATCGGGGGCTTCGGGTACCTATTGGTGCTGACGGTCCTGGCGTCGGGGGCGGCGCAACGGGCGTTGCGGTCCCCGGCGGTGCGGACGTGCCTGGACGCGGTGTCCGGCGTGCTGTTCCTCGGCTTCGCCGTGCGGCTGGTGCTGACCGAGCGTCGGTTCGCTTGACCTCCGGCCTCCCTGCCATGAGCGGCCCCGCCACCCTCCGCCGGCGCGTCCTGCCCGGCCGCCCGTATCCGCTCGGCGCCACCTGGGACGGGAAGGGTGTCAACTTCGCCCTGTTCTCGGCCAACGCCACCAAGGTCGAATTGTGCCTGTTCGACCCTTCGGGCGAGCAGGAGGTGGAGCGGGTCGCGCTGCCCGAGTTCACCGACGAGGTCTGGCACGGGTACCTGGCCGATGTGCAGCCCGGCCAGCTCTATGGTTATCGGGTGCACGGACCGTATGAGCCCGCGGCCGGGCACCGCTTCAATCCCAACAAGCTGTTGATCGACCCCTATGCCCGCGCGCTCCAGGGCGAGGTGCGCTGGACCGACGCCCACTACGGCTATCAGGTCGGTGCGGCACGCAAGGACCTGACCTTCGACCGGCGCAACAATGCCCGCTACATGCCGAAATGCGTGGTCGCGGGCGGCGCCGGCCAAGCTGCGCCGGTCCGGCGGCCCGGAACGCCCTGGGCCGACACCGTGGTGTACGAGGCGAACCTCCGCGGTTACACGATCCTCCACGACCGGGTTCCCGAGCGGTTGCGCGGCACGTGCGCGGGCTTCGCATCGGATGCCGTCATCGACCATCTGCGCGACTTGGGGATCACGGCGGTCG is a window from the Azospirillaceae bacterium genome containing:
- the treS gene encoding maltose alpha-D-glucosyltransferase, giving the protein MIDRSDRHWYLDAVVYQLHVKAYADSNDDGIGDFRGLTEKLDYIQSLGVTAVWLLPFYPSPLRDDGYDIADYRAVNPMYGNMKDFRVFVRACHDRGLRVITELVVNHTSDQHPWFQRARRARPGSAARNYYVWSDTDQKYQGTRIIFCDTEKSNWTWDPVAGAYFWHRFYSHQPDLNFDNPAVLRAVLNTMRFWLDEGVDGLRLDAVPYLVEREGTNNENLPETHDVLKKIRAELDANYEDRMLLAEANQWPEDVRPYFGDGDECHMNFHFPLMPRMYMALAQEDRHPITDIMRQTPEIPPGCQWAIFLRNHDELTLEMVTDRERDSLWNFYAADKRMRINMGIRRRLAPLLENDRRRVELLNSLLFSMPGTPIVYYGDEIGMGDNIYLGDRDGVRTPMQWSPDRNGGFSRADPARLYLPAIQDPIYGFQAVNVEAQTRAPASLLNWMKRIITVRQQHKAFGRGTLRFLYPGNRKILAYLREYRHPDGTEETILCVANLSRSSQAVELDLKQFKGTTPVELIGRTTFPPIGDLTYLLTLPGYAFYWFELSKVAALPTWHQPLPEPMPELFTLVLSAGWRSLVDARAGRDLADLLPTFMPKQRWFAAKDRQISAVRLVAGGALPGGGEGWFLGLFDVDFTDGGPSQRYLLPLAVSWEPDAGNMGWPLLPYTVARARRGPKVGAVYDAMADATFPLDTLRAIREEQTHSIEGGRIVCRASGDRSLLHLEPDAEAVRPSGEQSNSSIILGSKVMLKAYRRLVPGVHPEVEVGRFLTEVARYPNTPSLLGAVEHVTEDGTVTALAVAQEFVRNQGDGWAFTLGYLERELEEMALGVQSPGDGAHQEDDHGIYVTLADRLGQRIAELHAAFATPTNDGAFAPERVSQQDLNAWIEGTRTQVREAFDVLARANGDLSPAVREDVHALARRRDEALGLVDGLANGNGIGSLSKTRIHGDLHLGQILRVGDDFYVIDFEGEPRKSPEERRAKQCPLRDVAGMVRSFDYAAWAALFKLAEHGMERTAALEVHAMEWKRQATAAFLDAYRRTIQGVPSHPDNPEVADRLLDLFLLEKACYEIVYEATNRPSWLCIPVKGVSALLDSRISVT
- the glgB gene encoding 1,4-alpha-glucan branching protein GlgB, whose product is MQAPTEPAHWLAIQALVRAENGDPFAILGPHMEGGRLSVRACLPGASRVAVVDADTGGEVGVMARIHEDGVFALAIDGRDRSFRYRLRVDWAAGGRSEFDDAYRFPPVLGDLDMHLLAEGTHLRNYERLGAHVREIDGVAGTAFAVWAPNARRVSVLGDFSGWDGRRLPMRKRHEAGVWELFVPGVAPGNAYKYEILGEAGNLLPLKADPFAFQAEFPPRTASVVTRPSEHRWADEGWRHRQALADHRAEPVSIYEVHLPSWRRAEGNRYLSYRELADQLVAYAKDMGFTHLELLPITEYPFDGSWGYQPVGMYAPTSRMGEPDDLRAFVDRCHEAGIGVLMDWVPGHFPTDPHGLGLFDGTHLYEHADPRQGFHQDWNTLIYNYGRREVQNFLLGSALYWLDQFHFDGLRVDAVASMLYLDYSRKAGEWVPNRYGGNENLEAIDFLRRMNELCYGQHPGTMTMAEESTAWPGVSRPVYLGGLGFGFKWNMGWMHDTLLYMSKDPIHRRYHHHNLTFGLIYAFSENFVLPLSHDEVVHGKGSLVGKMPGDRWQKFANLRAYYGFMWTHPGKKLLFMGGEFAQEREWNHDQGLDWHLLDDPLHKGMQTLVRDLNHLYRGLPALHELDCDPAGFEWIEANDSDNSVLAYLRRGRNGKGLAVVVCNFTPIPRIDYRLGVPEAGRYVERLNTDAGLYGGSDVGNAGGVVAEPAECHGRPHSLRITLPPLGTLVFEHVTE
- a CDS encoding LysE family translocator, coding for MPIDPDLFRLYLVAVGILVLMPGPDSLLVLTRSIVDGRRAGVMAATGITLGNLIHTIAAAAGVSALVVASPILFDILRYAGTAYLAWIGVQALAAAWNGWRGRASAPPETADRRQAGVFGQGLLTNLLNAKVILFYLAFVPQFVAPALGDVPLQILLLGVVLAIGGFGYLLVLTVLASGAAQRALRSPAVRTCLDAVSGVLFLGFAVRLVLTERRFA
- a CDS encoding maltotransferase domain-containing protein — encoded protein: MLQGPRIYNLFPTLAGPIEGWGHHLDRVQAMGFDWVWLNPVHTPGASGSLYAIADLWHLNPALRNGADADDQRLLAGFVEDAHGRGLKVMLDLVVRYTARDARLVTEHPDWFRRDANGELHVPRAADGFTLWHDLAEVDWRRPEIAAAAAAEWREWVSAMVRLGVDGFRCVSTTGVPAAVWSELVAAGRSVRPDLVFVADVLGAPVEQVRALKGVGFDYLFSSAKWWDLRSEWYLEQQRALRDVAPTIAFPESHDTRRVAAEAGTDDPEQLAMRLRFAYMAAATVGTGVMVPIGFEYGFAKRLDPAATRPEDWEEPRVDLTGFIAAANAMKAAAPALNVEVPLHRATAPQNPLVGLVRADGADMGAVALLNPDPAAPHAIDPGPILFETGGRFDRLEEVTPGAAPGDGILVPGRPVELKPLEVRVFRGLSGGARSAADPEGSRQRLARLAGERVAIEGVSPEIDGGRFPVKRAVGDVLEVSADIFGDGHDKIAARLLWREADRNEWHAAPMEFLGNDRWVGRVPLTRNTRYLYTIEAWRDPYATWRNEVVKKRDAGQPVRLEIIEGRRLLDRMEGGTDPRMRELAAQVDAAPDETARLELLLGPDVQALMTESGPRDNVSRYGRELEVVVDRTAARFSAWYEMFPRSAGPGLRHGTFDDVIKHLPYVRDMGFDVLYFPPIHPIGTTKRKGRNNALVAQPGEPGSPYAIGSPEGGHDAVHPELGTLEDFRRLVKAAEAEGLEIAIDFAIQCSPDHPWIQEHPEWFEWRPDGSIRHAENPPKKYEDIVNVHFYDAALPSVWYALRDVVLFWAQQGVRIFRVDNPHTKPLPFWEWMIREVQTRYPDTIFLSEAFTRPRLMYRLAKLGFTQSYSYFTWRNRKQELVDYLTELTQDPPKDFYRPNFFVNTPDINPPYLQTGGRAAHQVRVVLAGTLSGVYGVYSGFELCEATPVPGKEEYLNAEKYEIKDWDFDRPGNIRDYITRLNRIRRDNPALHAMAPLAFMPAHDDNVLFYGKATPSGDNCILVLVNLDPHQAHGCWIEMQLERLGLPGDGAYRIEELFSGDRFTWHGRHHHVHLDPNWNPCMILRVTPG